gtccaccagagctgttgccagagaatgtaatgttaatttctctaccataagccacctccaacgtcgttttagagaatatggcagtacgtctaaccagcctcacaaccgcagaccacgtgtaaccacgccagcccaggacctccacatccggcttcttcacctgtgggatcatctgagaccagccacccggacagctgatgaaattgaggagtatttctgtctgtaataaagcccttttttgggGAGAAACTCATTtggattggctgggcctggctccccagagGATGGGCCTGGCTTCTAGTGATGGGCATTCCAGCTCTTTCCAGTGAGCCGGCTCGTTTGGCTCAGCTCCCCAAATAGAGCTAGCCTTACCCACAAAAAGAGCCACCTTacccacaatgtatttaaaaatgcattggtttgtttgaagagcctcatcaatcgcgctggcatcactgaaggctaacttctcaaacctggggtcaagtgcagcggtttctgatagcacgtgattatattccattctgtggaactttctgtcTATTGATGAACATGGGGTGTCCAACAACTTtgtcacatgtcctgtggttacatttgcttctctctggcggctggctgtgattcgctgcagacccttacacaggagtatCATTTTTGAGGCTGTCACATAGCTGGAAAGAGAAaacagtaacttattagttcaggttcatgttttgtgtactgatactacattctcatctactgctcatatacatttttaatactggattaaataataactgcttactgtacctctctccactgatctccacagtgacctgctcaaagggttccaggactctgcactgatctccacagtgacctgctcaaagggttccaccacctcccattcctcttgggtcagagcatcaacaggtgcattgacaatggccaCGGTAGAGATGATGGCATCATTTGATTCAAGAAACCGcttcaacatataaaatgttgaattccacCTTGTAGTGGAGTCTTGGCCTCAGCTCAGCTCATACCCATCTGGCTTTGTGTAGACTTTAGTTTTTCAGCACATACTGTTCTCCTGTGGAAGTATTCCccagctgctttcactttgtccaccGTGGGCTTTATCaccttcagagcatctcttacaatcaggttgattgtgtgggcaagacatggatgatgggtccatttaaaaatgttcatggctttggttatgttagctgcattgtcgctaacacaacagaccacttttccatctacttgGCCCGCTAGTTCCTCGAAGCTCCTCTACAAAtagcttcacagttgggtgcacagttcgcatatgccggtgtaggttgtgcgtagaaccggctttatatgtgattttgttttggcaaattctacatggtgctctaacattgtctacattattaaaatgcatccaaatgctactgtgcttctgactcattttccagctgttgttttcacagctgtccttcctctctctcctcggctgctaagtgtgtgactgtgagtgagttggCTTGGCCCTCCCTCATGCATGTTTGGTTCATTGGTTCATtgattgacaggaacaacaggtgaggctgttagtctgagcaCAGTCAGAACGAATCTGTGTgcgcttgagcatttaggcctatattattttatttattttttctttctttgaattagttaattttattcatttaaatcttttgattattcatattttattttttataaatagatTAGGCTCTTCTGATATGCTagccggctcccaacgttcacctacaaGAGCCAAGAGCCGACTCGTGCGCGAACGACCCATCACTACTGGcttccaagtgggtgggcctataacCTCCCAGgctcacccatggctgcgcccctgcccagtcatgtcaaatccatagattagggcctaatttctttatttaaattgacggatttccttatgaactgtaactcagtaaaatcgttgaaattcttgcatgttgcattttctatttttgttcagtaaatacACTATATAAGGCTCcttacagcttctacccctaagccatacgactgctgaacaattaatcaaatggccacctggactatttacatgtattatctatgcatagtcactttacccctgcctacatgtacaaattacctctactaacctgtacccccgcacattgactcggtaccccctgtatatagccacattattgttattttttacttaagtttatttagtaaatattttcttaactctatttcttgaactgcattgttggctaagggcttgtaagtaagcatttcatggtaaggtctactacacctgttgtattcggcgcatgtgacaaataacgtttgatttgatttatatacaaaagtatgtggacaccctttcaaattagtggattcggctaattcagccacacccgttactgacaggtgtataaaatcaagcacacagccatgcaatctccatagacaatacgcagtagaatggcctttctgaggacctcagtgactttcaatgtggcaccgtaaGTCAaccgtaagtgctgttattgtgaagtggaaaaatgtaggagcaacaacggctcagccgtgactctggagcagtggaaacgtgttctctggagtgatgaatcacgcttcaccatctggcagtccgacagatgaatctgagtttgggggatgccaggagaactctacctgcccgaatgcatagtgctaactgtaaagttcggtggaggaggaataatggtctagggctgtttttcatggttcgggctaggccccttagttccagtgaagggaaatcttaacactacagcatacaataacattctagacgattctgtgtttcaaactttgtggcaacagtttggggaaggccctttcctgtttcagcataacaatgcaACCGTGCACaatgcaaggtccatacagaaatggtttgtcaagattggtgtggaagaacttgactggcctgcacatgacctcaatcccatctgacacctttgggatgaattggaacgctgactgcgagtcaggcctaatcggccaatatcagtgcccgacttcactaatgctattgtatagcagcaaaggggtgacCATCTCCATATtagatgattttggaatgagatgtttgactggcaggtgtccacatacttttggtcatgtagtgtagtttgCCTAAGCGAAGCCCTTTCCACACGTTGGGCAGGCATACTACTGCTTGTTGGCGTCCGTCCTAACGCTGGGTCTCCCACGTTGTGACCCAATGACACCAGAGGAGGTAGAAACAGGAGCCACCATCCTCAGTCAGGTGGTTAGTCTTTGAGCTCCCTCCTTGACCTCGAGCCATTGTTTGGGTGTTGTTGGGATTGTGTGCTGTGTTATAGGCTAGGTACCTCTTGTGTTTAACACCCTGGAACCCTGGAAACAGGATGGTCTATCCCTATTAGCCCCAGGCCCTGCTCCGGTCCTGCACTGACCCTCGTGGTTCGGTCCTGGTTCTGACTCGGCAAGGAAGAGTGACTGGTTCTGACCAAGGGTCAGGATTTGTGACCAGCTGCTTCAGAGGTCCACTCTCTCCCACCAGCAACACCGGATATCAGCAGGTCCTCATGGACTGCAGACTGTAAACACAAATTGAACATAAAAGTATGAAGGCGTTATAGAAGAAACTCTTTGCTGTACACAcagaaatgtgacatgttataaAATGTTAACCACAGTAAAGCCCATCTCTAACCCTTTCATTCAAATACCTAACAATATGTAGCCATTAGagtttattattatatatttttttccataTGTGTTGATTCAAGAATTAGGTAAATAAagtcaaatgaaattgtatttgtcacatgcgccgaatacaacaatacaacaaccttacagtgaaatgctaacttacaaacccttaaccaacaatgcagttaagaaaaataccttaaaaaataagaaataaaactaataaataattaaagagcagcagtaaaataacaatagcgaggctacagttgaagtcggaagtttacatacaccttagccaaatacatttaaactcagtttttcacaattcctgacatttaatcctagtaaaaataattatgttttaggtcagttaggatcaccactttattttaagaatgtaaaatgtcagaataatagagagaattatttatttcagcttttatttctttcatcacattcacagtgggtgagaagtttacatacactcaattagtaattggtagcattgcctttaaaatgtttaacttgggtcaaacgttttgggtagccttccacaagcttcccacaataagttgggcgaattttggcccattcctcctgacagtgctggtgtaactgagtcaggttccttgctcacacacgctttttcaggtctgcacacaaattttctataggattgaggtcagggctttgtgatggccactccaataccttgactttgttgtccttaagccattttgccacaactttggaagtgtgcttggggtcattgtccatttggaagacccatttgcgaccaagctttaacttcctgactgatgtcttgagatgttgcttcaatatatccacattccctgcctcatgatgccatctattttgtgaagtgcaccagtccctcctgcagcaaagcatccccacgacatgatgctgccacccccgtgcttcacagttgggatggtgttcttcggcttgcaagcctccccctttttcctccaaacataacgatggtcattatggccaaacagttctatttttgtttcatcagaccagaggacatttctccaaaaagtatgatctttgctttttttaatggtggttttggagcagtggcttcttccttgctgagtggcctttcaggttatgtcgatataggactcgttttactgtggatatagatattgttgtacctgtttcctccagcctcttcacaagatcctttgctgttgttctgggattgatttgtacttttcgcaccaaagtacgttcatctcgacagaacgtgtctcctttctaagcggtatgatggctgcgtggtccaatggtgtttatacttgcgtactattgtttgtacaaatgaacgtggtaccttcaggcatttgaaaattgctcccaaggatgaaccagacttgtggaggtctacaattgttttctgaggtcttggctgatttcttttgattttcctatgatgtcaagcaaagaggcactgagtttgaaggtaggctttgaaatacatccacaggtacacctccaattgacccaaattatgccaattagcccaacaaaagcttctaaagccatgacataattttctggaatttcccaagctgtttaaaggcacagtcaacttagtgtatgtaaacttctgacccactggaattgtgatacagtgaattataagtgaaataatctgtctgtaaacaattgttagaaaaattacttgtcatgcacaaagtagatgtcctaaccgacttgccaaaactatagtttgttaacgagacatttgtggagtggttgaacaacgagttttaatgactccaacctaagtgtatgtaaacttcctacttcaactgtatatacagggggtactggcacagagtcaatgtgcgggggtacaggttagttgaggaaatatatacatgtgggtagagttaatAAAGTGATTTATGCATAGAtcataacagagagtagcagcagcgtaaaagacgggttagtctgggtagccattttgattagatgttcagtagtcttatggcttgggggtagaagctgtttagaagcctcttggaccaagATTTGgcgcaccggtaccgcttgccatgcgttagcagagagaacagtctatgactagggtggttggagtcttttttttatttattttttttatcccattttctccccaattttcgtggtatccaatcgctagtaattactaccttgtctcatcgctacaactcccgtacgggctcgggagagacgaaggtcgaaagccatgcgtcttccgaagcacaacccaaccagccgtactgcttcttaacacagcgcgcctccaacccggaagccagccgcaccaatgtgtcggaggaaacaccgtgtgcctggcccccttggctggcgcgcactgcccccggcccgccacaggagtcgctggagcgcgatgagacaaggatatccctaccggccaaaccctccctaccccggacgacgctatgccaattgtgcgtcgccccacggacttcccggtcgcggccggctgcgacagagcctgggcgcgaacccagagactctggtggcgcagttagcactgcgatgcagtgccctagaccactgcgccacccgggaggcctggttggagtctttgacaatttttagggccttcctctgacactgcctggtatagaggtcctggatggcaggaagtttggccccagtgatgtattgggccgttcgcactaccctctgtagtgccttgcggtcggaggcagagcagttgccataccaggcagtgatgcaatcagtcaggatgctctcgatggtgcagctgtagaaccttttgaggatctgaggacccataccaaatattttcagtctcctgagaggggaataggttttgtcgtgccctcttcacgactgtcttggtgtgctttgaccatgttagtttgttggtgatgtggacaccaagaaacttgaagcgctcaacctgctccactacagccccgtcgatgagaatgggggcgtgcttggtcctcattttcctgtagtcaacaATCATCTTCTTATTCTTGATcatgttaagggagaggttgttattctggcaccacacggccaggtttctgacctcgtccctatatgctgtctcgtcgttgttggtgatcaggcctaccactgttgtgtcatcggcaaacttaatgatggtgttggagtcgtgcctggccgtgcagtcatgagtgaacaaggagtacaggaggggactgagcacgcacctgaggggcccccgtgatgaggatcagcgtggcggatgtgttgttacctgcccttaccacctgggggcagcccgtcaggaagtccaggatccagttgcagagggaggtgtttagttccagggtccttagcttagtgatgagcttcgagggcactatggtgttgaacgctgagctgtagtcaatgaatagcattctcacataggtgttccttttgaccaggtgtgaaagggcagtgtggagtgcaatagagattgcatcatctgtggatctgttggggcagtatgaaaattggagtgggtctagggtttctgggaaaatagtgttgatgtgagccatgactagcctttcaaagcacttcatggctacagacgtgagtgctatgggtcagtagtaatttatgcaggttaccttagtgttcttgggcacaggggctatggtggtctgcttgaaacatgttggtattacagactcagacagggagaggttgaaaatgtcagtgaatacactagccagttggtcagcgcatgctcggagtacacatcctggtaatccgtctggccctgcggccttgtgaattttGACCTGTTTAAGGTCTTTCTCAcctcggctgcggagagcgtgatcacacagtcgtctggaacagctgatgctctcgtgcatgtttcagtgttacttgcctcgaagcgagcatagaagtaatttagctcgtctggtaggcttgtgtcactgggcagctctcggctgtgcttccctttgtagtctgtagtagtttgcaagccctgccatatccgacgagcgtcagagccggtgtagtattattcgatcttagtcctgtattgacgctttgactGTTTGATGGTTTCTTCGGAGGGCATatcaggatttcttataagcttccgggttagagtcccgctgctttagctcagtgaggatgttgcctgtaatccatggcttctggttggggtatgtatgtacagtcactgtggggacgacatcatcgatgcatttattgatgaagccagtgactgatgtggtgtactcgtCAAGtctatcggaagaatcccggaacatattccaatctgtgctagcaaaacagtccagtagcttagcatctgcttcatctgaccactttttttattgacccagtcactggtgcttcctgctttaatttttgcttgtaagcaggaatcaggaggatagaattatgtttagatttgccaaattgagggtgagggagagctttgtacgcgtctctgtgtgtggagtataggtggtctagagttgttttccctctggttgtacatttaatatgctgatagaaattaggtaaaatggatttaagtttccctgcattaaagtccctggccactaggagctgACGGAGATAAGGGAAACACATGATACAGCCCCAAAAAAGTCAATTTTGTATTTAATTTCAACAAAAGGGTCATACACTCACATAAGGGACTTTGAAGTACGGTACTTTTATTTCACAAAACTATACGTGACAAAAAGAATAACTTTTTTGTAAATCTGGTACCCTAGctttgatacagtgaattttagaATACTTTGGAAAAGGTTCAACATTACACACATCTTCACTACTTCATGTCAAGTAAACATGAATGAAGGCACTATCCTTAtcttactacactgctcaaaaaaataaagggaacacttaaacaacacaatgtaactccaagtcaatcacacttctgtgaaatcaaactgtccacttaggaagcaacactgattgacaataaatgtcacatgctgttgtgcaaatggaatagacaaaaggtggaaattataggcaattagcaagacacccccaaaaaaggagtgattctgcaggtggtgaccacagaccacttctcagttcctatgcttcctggctgatgttttggtcacttttgaatgctggcggtgctctcactctagtggtagcatgagacggagtctacaacccacacaagtggctcaggtagtgcagttcatccaggatggcacatcaatgcgagctgtggcaaaaaggtttgctgtgtctgtcagcgtagtgtccagagcatggaggcgctaccaggagacaggccagtacatcaggagacgtggaggaggccgtaggagggcaacaacccagcagcaggactgctacctccgcctttgtgcaaggaggtgcactgccagagccctgcaaaatgacctccagcaggccacaaatgtgcatgtgtcagcatatggtctcacaaggggactgaggatctcatctcggtacctaatggcagtcaggctacctctggcgagcacatggagggctgtgcggccccacaaagaaatgccaccccacaccatgactgacccatcgccaaaccagtcatgctggaggatgttgcaggcagcagaacgttctccaaggcgtctccagactctgtcacgtctgtcacatgtgctcatgtgctcagtgtgaacctgctttcatctgtgaagagcacagggcgccagtggcgaatttgccaatcttggtgttctctggcaaatgccaaacgtcctgcacggtgttgggctgtaagcacaacccccacctgtggacgtcgggccctcataccaccctcatggagtctgtttctgaccgtttgagcagacacatgcacatttgtggcctgctggaggtcattttgcagggcgctggcagtgcacctccttgcacaaaggcggaggtagcggtcctgctgctgggttgttgccctcctacggcctcctccacgtctcctgatgtactggcctgtctcctggtagcgcctccatgctctggacactacgctgacagatacagcaaacctttttgccacagctcgcattgatgtgccatcctggatgaactgcactacctgagccacgtgtgtgggttgtagactctgtctcatgctaccactagagtgagagcaccgccagcattcaaaagtgaccaaaacatcagccaggaagcataggaactgagaagtggtctgtggtcaccacctgcagaaccattccttttttgggggtgtcttattaattgcctataatttccaccttttgtctattccatttgcacaacagcatgtgaaatttattgtcaatcagtgttgcttcctaagtggacagtttgatttcacagaagtgtgattgacttgagttacattgtgttgtttaagtgctccctttatttatttttttgagcagtgtataaaacaccagtcagtggtgtaaagtacttaagtaaaaatactttaaagtatttgaagtcgttttttggggcatctatactttactattcatattttggacaacttttacttcactacattcctaaagaaaataatgtactttttactccatacattttccctgacacccaaaagtacttacattttgaatgcttagcaggacaggaaaatgttcctcacgcacttatcaagagaacatccctggtcatccctactgcctctgatctggtggacacaCTGAACATAAATGCACAATtggatcttgtctcattgctgcaactccccaacgggctcgggagacaaaggtcgagtcatgcatcctctgaaacatgacccgctgggccaattgtgcgccgccctatgggactcccgatcacggccggttgtgatacagtctgggtTCGAACCCGGGTTTGTAGTGACGCATCTAGCACgctgatgcagtgccttagaccgctgcgccactcaggaggccctgtacatttacttttaatacttaagtgtatttaaaaccaaatgcctttatacttttactcaagtagtattttactgggtgactttcacttttacttgagtcattttcaattaaggtatcttcacttttactaaagtatgacatttgggtactttttccagcaCTGACACTAGTTTCAACATATCAGCATTTTTACAGGCACCACCGAACCAACCATCACCATATCTACTCTGCCTCATACTAATTCTTTCCTCAGTTCAGTCCAGTACAGCCAAAATCAACAGAATTAACTACAAACTAACTAGTACTACATTACATGTCACAATACACATGGGCCGTGTgcattttctgctggtgtatcctgaggtagctcctttctgagaacctcttcccgcAGTGCGTGCATGTCCCGTGTAGACCTTCAGGTTCCTTcagaacctcttctcacactgggggcagctgtaggatttctctcctgtgtgaaccctctggtgcctcttcaggttggACTGGTGGGAGAAACTGGCCCGGCACAGGTGGCAGCCGAAGGGTTTCTCCACCGTGTGCATCCTCTGGTAGATCTCCATCTGTTTGGGAAAACTGAAGCGCTTCACTTTGACGCTTACAACGTTACTGATTCCATCTCTACTACTGTCAATGGGCTTGTGCAGCCATTTAGTGTTGAGACACCGACATTTTCTGAGGTCTGGTTTAACATAAGGAGAGTGTGAGGAGGATGAAGGCCAGGAAGTGTCTGTGTTGTTGCAGGGTCCATGTTCCATTTGATAGATCCCATAGAAGGCAGGCTGAAGGCAGCACCTGTTAGGGGGTTAACCTGAGGCGCCATCagtctctctgaatcacaactatagGAGCAGGACGGAGCATCGCTAGCTGAGTCAGTGTCTG
The window above is part of the Salvelinus fontinalis isolate EN_2023a chromosome 42, ASM2944872v1, whole genome shotgun sequence genome. Proteins encoded here:
- the LOC129841476 gene encoding zinc finger protein 271-like, with protein sequence MEHGPCNNTDTSWPSSSSHSPYVKPDLRKCRCLNTKWLHKPIDSSRDGISNVVSVKVKRFSFPKQMEIYQRMHTVEKPFGCHLCRASFSHQSNLKRHQRVHTGEKSYSCPQCEKRF